The nucleotide sequence GGTTAGCGTGTCTAGCTTGCCTTCGGGCAAGTGGATGTGCTACGAAATAGTTCGAGCCACGTCTTGGGAAGATATTTCCCAGGACAAGGAATGAAAGAACCAAGACGTTGATTCTCTATGGATAGTTTATTTGAATCTATGGCGGAAGGTGTATGTGTGTGACATGGGGGTGTACATCGAtactgtttttctttcaacttctATCGTGAAGGTGGAAGTAAACACGTCGTGTTGAGTAGGATACCAGTCCTATTACTGCATCGTACAGCAACCTCTATTGTCCTCTTCTGTGTGGGGGAGTcgtgtctttttttttggaggCGGCCTCTTCGTTCGTGGAACGCATCATCTGTTCGTTATTATTTCATGCACTACTCATAGAGTCATTCAACATCTTGTAGTTTCTTCCATCGAATATATTTCGTAGCATATATAGATACACTCTTTTGTCACAGTCCCATCACCGCCTGACGTAAACTTTGGGGTTGAATATTCAGCACAAACGAAGTATCGTTTTACTAACAAGCTCTAATCATCATAACGATGGTTATCATTCTAAATAGCCGGTAAGGGTCGTGTCGGTAAGCACAGAAAGCATCCCGGTGGTAGAGGTATGGCCGGTGGTTTGCACCACCACAGAACTAACTTGGATAAGTACCATCCAGGTTACTTCGGTAAGGTCGGTATGAGATACTTCCACAAGCAACAAGCTCATTTCTGGAAGCCAGTTTTGAACTTGGACAAGTTGTGGACCTTGgttccagaagaaaagagagaagaataCTTGAAGTCCGCTTCCAAGTCTGCTGCTCCAGTCATCGACACCTTGGCTGCCGGTTACGGTAAGGTCTTGGGTAAGGGTAGAATTCCATCTGTCCCAGTTATTGTCAAGGCTAGATTCGTCTCCAAGTTGgctgaagaaaagatcaaggCTGCTGGTGGTGTTGTTGAATTGATTGCTTAAATTAAATAATGGAAAAGGGTTTTTATGACTTTATAGAATCCCCTTTCTCATTTGAGcattttatttctttatCGCTTCGCTTCCTCATCGATCTACTTGCACTCCGGAGGGAGTGTCTTCCCAATGTAAGTAGATTTTTACATACctttttttgattattaCAATTCTAATATCAaatttttggttgttttATTCATCCATCTATTTCATCAACATAAACCACTTTCCCAAGTGCGTCTTATCAACACATTGCTAAGCGTTAGTTTATGGTATTGTTCAacaaaggaagagaaaCTCATTTTACGTGCTGGTACacctctttctttgttttccactttttttAACAGATCCTTTTGTAGAGTATAGTATATCTGAAAATAAACACAAGACTTAATACGGAACCAGTCATGGAGATTGCTTGTTGTTGAATGCCAAATTCCTACGTTCCAATCTTTAATCTTGTCCCAAAACCCGATGTTTGCATAACATGCTTATCAAAATTGTCACCAAGAATTTTTCGCATTTTAGTAAACAAACACTGTTAAGTATTGGATCATCGCATGCTTcactgttgaagaaacagtATTCGATCCAGAGCAGAACCATCGCCACATATAAAAGATCAGTGATGACTGAACGTTGGAATCCCAAGGACCATGTTCCAATTGAAGTAAAGGAAATTTTGGCCGAAACTCAGCCAAATTATGTTTTGGCCTTTATGCATATTGTAGAGCAGTTGAAGTTGCAGAAAAGAACAGGATGGCTTGACCACGACATCAAGCCATGTGAAAGTATTTCAGACCATATGTATCGTATGGGAGTCACTGCCATGCTAATCAAAGATCCTAAAGTAGATGTCAAGAGATGTGTACGTATAGCGTTGGTTCATGACATTGCTGAATCTTTGGTGGGCGATATTACACCATTCGACCCGGTCactaaagaagagaagcaTCAGAGAGAATTGGATACAATCACATATTTGTGCGATGAAATAATCAAGCCTTATAACGAAGAGGCTGCTACAGAAATTTTAAACGATTGGCTAGCCTACGAAAACGTTAGTTCGTTGGAAGCAAGATACGTGAAGGATATTGATAAGTTTGAAATGCTAGTGCAATGCTTTGAGTACGAGAAGAGACATAAGGGCACCAAGGATCTGAGTCAATTTTACTCGGCTGTTGATAGCATCAAGACTGAAGAAGTCAAA is from Kluyveromyces marxianus DMKU3-1042 DNA, complete genome, chromosome 2 and encodes:
- the RPL28 gene encoding 60S ribosomal protein uL15, whose translation is MPTRLTKTRKHRGHVSAGKGRVGKHRKHPGGRGMAGGLHHHRTNLDKYHPGYFGKVGMRYFHKQQAHFWKPVLNLDKLWTLVPEEKREEYLKSASKSAAPVIDTLAAGYGKVLGKGRIPSVPVIVKARFVSKLAEEKIKAAGGVVELIA
- a CDS encoding HD domain-containing protein, which produces MLIKIVTKNFSHFSKQTLLSIGSSHASLLKKQYSIQSRTIATYKRSVMTERWNPKDHVPIEVKEILAETQPNYVLAFMHIVEQLKLQKRTGWLDHDIKPCESISDHMYRMGVTAMLIKDPKVDVKRCVRIALVHDIAESLVGDITPFDPVTKEEKHQRELDTITYLCDEIIKPYNEEAATEILNDWLAYENVSSLEARYVKDIDKFEMLVQCFEYEKRHKGTKDLSQFYSAVDSIKTEEVKSWTADLMRRRTQFFENL